One genomic window of Amphiura filiformis chromosome 3, Afil_fr2py, whole genome shotgun sequence includes the following:
- the LOC140148010 gene encoding LOW QUALITY PROTEIN: cyclic AMP-responsive element-binding protein 3-like protein 2 (The sequence of the model RefSeq protein was modified relative to this genomic sequence to represent the inferred CDS: inserted 2 bases in 1 codon), translated as MEGLLTEERPFDCGESDMSYIFDSDAFHDATPFPDQFDPGMSSSSEWFSNLFEDPLLSDRLPPGALSPTPHIQSEHSYSMNEPCSPLMKNIKLEGFEEDSLDYPYLDSNETNQQNDGVKPETTETVCNGPKLTDTTTAFPIALRIASSKSTETTTIPRTTTTTTFLMRKEIPLKIKLEPITMDTEQTTFDKLNSGYDRIQLPPTPPSSTTSDSEGGLSPHRISEPSSPQPLPLSPVKRHELPTTRMISQPIFTNTQRLPQSGPLILSEEERRTLVQEGYPIPSKLPLTKAEEKSLKKVRRKIKNKISAQESRRKKKEYVEALERKMDSFNHENTELRKKLESLETTNQSLLSQLHKLQNIVNKVSKPIKASATQTGTCMMVLVLCFAVFLGTWTPQSFLSNTSLTAMPSNNPVTPNERFTPINHVYYGPQVDEEDVNDKSRVLYGPLTRDEINDPYTTPNLRSSRMLMSVSEDEEIPYSENFPYMQRMSSLDMSIPDDHHDKPCLDKVPNIQPPRPLGPAMEPGSEVDSESAITXEEMQAIMHPDIEAQLVAMDTITRLNGSKNK; from the exons CCATTTCCAGATCAGTTTGACCCTGGGATGTCGTCCTCTTCAGAATGGTTCAGTAATCTGTTTGAAGATCCGTTGTTGTCCGACCGTCTCCCTCCTGGCGCCCTCTCACCTACTCCTCACATCCAATCAGAACACAGCTACTCGATGAACGAACCATGCTCACCCCTCATGAAGAACATCAAGCTTGAAG GTTTTGAAGAAGACAGCCTAGACTACCCTTACTTGGACAGCAACGAAACCAACCAACAAAATGATGGGGTTAAACCGGAAACAACAGAAACTGTGTGCAACGGCCCAAAACTAACCGATACTACTACCGCCTTCCCGATAGCACtaagaatagcatcatcaaagaGTACAGAAACAACGACAATACCCAGAACGACCACCACGACTACATTTCTGATGAGGAAAGAGATACCACTGAAGATCAAATTGGAACCGATTACCATGGACACGGAACAGACAACTTTTGACAAATTAAACAGCG GATACGACAGAATACAGCTTCCTCCCACACCTCCCAGCAGTACAACGAGCGACAGCGAAGGCGGGCTTAGTCCGCACAGGATATCGGAACCATCCAGCCCGCAACCACTACCCTTATCACCCGTCAAGAGACACGAATTACCGACAACGAGAATGATTTCACAACCGATATTCACAAATACACAG AGATTACCACAATCAGGTCCACTCATATtatcagaagaagaaagaagaacactAGTACAAGAAGGCTATCCTATCCCCAGCAAATTACCACTCACCAAAGCAGAAGAAAAATCACTCAAGAAAGTCAGGAGGAAAATCAAAAATAAA ATTTCAGCTCAGGAAAGTAGAAGGAAGAAGAAAGAATATGTTGAGGCTTTAGAAAGAAA GATGGACTCATTCAATCACGAGAATACCGAACTCAGAAAGAAGCTAGAATCGTTAGAGACGACCAACCAATCATTACTCTCACAACTCCATAAACTACAGAACATCGTCAACAAAGTCTCTAAACCAATCAAAGCCTCCGCTACGCAAACCGGAACCTGTATGATG GTGCTGGTGTTGTGTTTTGCAGTCTTCCTAGGAACGTGGACCCCACAATCCTTCTTAAGCAACACTAGTTTGACCGCTATGCCGTCCAATAACCCCGTGACCCCCAACGAAAGATTCACCCCCATCAATCATGTCTACTACGGCCCTCAGGTGGACGAGGAGGATGTGAACGACAAATCCAGAGTTTTGTACGGACCGCTAACGCGAGACGAAATCAACGATCCATACACAACTCCTAATT TGCGTTCCTCCCGTATGCTGATGTCCGTCAGTGAAGACGAGGAAATCCCCTATTCTGAAAACTTCCCCTACATGCAGCGCATGAGTAGCCTGGACATGTCCATCCCAGATGATCACCACGACAAGCCGTGCTTGGATAAAGTGCCCAATATACAACCACCGCGTCCGCTTGGTCCAGCCATGGAGCCAGGGTCAGAGGTCGACTCTGAGAGTGCTATAAC CGAAGAGATGCAAGCCATCATGCATCCTGACATTGAGGCTCAGCTTGTCGCCATGGATACGATTACCAGATTAAATGgttccaaaaataaataa